A window from Mya arenaria isolate MELC-2E11 chromosome 9, ASM2691426v1 encodes these proteins:
- the LOC128246718 gene encoding calmodulin-binding transcription activator 2-like isoform X2 encodes MDTPPVTLTPVMTSDPVQQSHEGSPGMTGSLPRQLEGVKAAQVLQQFRHRWNTNEEIASILLAFSQHATWLQRAVFVRPPSGRQLLYNRNHVRYRRDGYCWKKRKDGKTIREDHMKLKVQGLECIYGSYVHSAILPTFHRRCYWLLQNPDIVLVHYLNVPYPSNAKLSIPVLSIAMEKKEWTKEELTQQLRPMFSGSEGENLSALDDSVQTLVQRLMDNQGHFKSDNGGGVPGGLKPPRFTPVPIQPDPHPPREGGYDPVTSTLKSETFPAVIDNKQNTAVNFAQSVILNIGNLPNGQQVMLLTGHAGQTNRSQLSLLSTHSSVGHNVPNINPCLSSQPVVSTVPLTSRLSAGSYSVPMTSGHFQPHGPSGACLERSASLCDPQNSFDGAGMQRSHSEEGHIHLQHGKRHFHQFGRNVGFVQSVANVSPQPTTIQGMTFSNSFNHCQESIVNSQSSNTITMETNSHNLSSEQNADTSLYQSVYSQHSENENSIVNSLLDELNSELMASESNSTNECKKNSFGHLGDSFESLQASLSTMPNGELNLDQLDLIDMPDLENMCNDISNEIRSTNIPECNTSGANLTNCTQQNLQNQSAEGDGRGQSTVQADAFSFCEEQAKNSGTQNVSRRSSSPHLPGNCHSCNCHVSRSCQGQGLSDCQGQIKAEVGGAHTTKSPITIATITDYSPEWSYTEGQTKLLVTGPWHANTGRYSVLMDGKVLATTLVQPGVLRCFVPGHRKGPVSLEVSCDGSVISNNATFQYHEKPRQNQSTSTHQGDWFSVEDPKLQEQLVYKLEKIEVSLSKVPDFPSIQQSLSNAKCQYEADTAMCRHIESLSTRLWTNNDLARESSSFMGLSLLHIVAALGFHRCIKTLISWRNENSSWILEYEADANSLDLNSCTPLMWASARGHTEAAISLFTWNKGPLLSSNKEGNLPLMVARQHGHHSLADQLEQLYMSCDKPHDLTSSSSMSHDIHSGSLPTCLYSMPSNSFDNSHFSTEMCSATPSVSTVSSTPNMNYFSTELPNSTSTQVSKDISPSPNDPSLTNQTTDSVSVLNELHISIPHEDQDLSNVCKLNLHGKREHSSIQKTDQDLKNKSPYTSTCKCSNSASSIKTRAEKRHHLQKRFSVDVISNQTLEPVHFSPSTAFQRPVREANSEPHLAGNMEHMLCRTNPMLSAGREIGSPEMLVQLEHCERHGHHCNGQSDPSSQITMDTDNQSEGSNNSDIDVERVSSDDEDIRKRILAQGEDNPQPQMVHLAKQIIAAMPERIKSSPSRGDDIQVEEFQRERSSSYSSVHSSSPLAPSSYGEALSSYGEDSGISTPMHDSLAFDEYRYADVYSDLGTPASSLSPDSTCLHSPYSPYSFLLDSPPPTAAEFVEYFNAPATFMEKDFSQLTLSDREQRKLYEAAKVIQSAYRQYRDKQCKQQAKEREAAVLIQSYYRRYKQYAYYKKMTQAAVLIQSQFRSYYAQKRFKKSRDAAVVIQNQYRSYKEHERLKKGGNKSVTQRFRSHYQRKPKGAKGSRVVQIVPDTDGSQGDPSTPTEDCPHASDPTVTPGDEEEQAGEAIHDESSQGK; translated from the exons GAGATAGCAAGCATTCTACTGGCTTTCTCTCAACACGCCACATGGCTGCAGCGTGCAGTATTTGTACGTCCACCCAGCGGTCGCCAGCTGCTGTACAACCGGAACCACGTGCGGTATCGGCGGGATGGCTACTGCTGGAAGAAGAGGAAGGATGGGAAAACCATCCGGGAAGACCATATGAAGCTCAAAGTCCAAGGGCTGGAG TGCATCTATGGTTCGTACGTACACTCTGCAATCCTGCCCACCTTCCATCGACGATGTTACTGGCTCCTACAG AACCCAGATATTGTGTTGGTGCACTACCTGAATGTCCCGTATCCTAGCAACGCCAAGCTGAGCATCCCTGTTCTCTCTATTGCCATGGAGAAGAAAGAATGGACCAAAGAGGAGCTCACCCAGCAGCTCAGACCCATGT TTTCTGGTTCAGAAGGGGAAAACCTCAGTGCT CTGGATGACTCTGTACAGACCTTGGTACAACGTCTGATGGACAATCAGGGTCACTTCAAGTCAGACAACGGGGGAGGGGTGCCAGGAGGCCTGAAGCCCCCCAGATTTACCCCTGTCCCCATCCAGCCTGACCCCCACCCACCTAGGGAGGGGGGATACGACCCTGTGACCTCCACACTAAAGTCTGAAACATTTCCTGCTGTAATAGACAACAAACAGAACACCGCTGTAAATTTTGCTCAAAGTGTCATTTTGAACATTGGTAATCTGCCTAATGGTCAACAAGTTATGTTATTGACAGGACACGCCGGTCAGACCAACCGTTCCCAGTTATCGCTCCTTTCGACCCATTCCAGTGTTGGGCACAATGTCCCGAACATTAACCCATGCCTATCTTCGCAACCTGTAGTTTCTACCGTACCATTAACTAGTAGATTAAGTGCAGGTAGCTACTCCGTGCCCATGACCAGCGGCCATTTCCAACCCCACGGACCTAGCGGTGCATGTCTGGAACGCTCTGCTTCTCTCTGCGATCCCCAGAACTCGTTTGATGGCGCTGGCATGCAGCGATCTCACAGTGAAGAGGGACACATTCATTTACAGCATGGAAAACGCCACTTCCATCAGTTTGGTAGAAATGTAGGTTTTGTACAAAGTGTTGCTAACGTTAGTCCTCAACCAACAACTATACAGGGTATGACATTTTCGAACAGTTTTAATCATTGTCAGGAATCCATCGTTAATAGTCAGTCATCGAATACAATTACCATGGAAACTAATAGTCATAACTTGTCCAGTGAACAAAATGCTGACACAAGTCTATATCAGTCTGTGTATTCCCAGCATTCTGAAAATGAGAATTCCATAGTTAACTCATTGCTTGATGAACTGAACTCCGAGTTGATGGCTTCTGAAAGTAACTCCACTAATGAATGTAAGAAGAACTCGTTTGGACATCTTGGAGACAGTTTTGAGAGTTTACAAGCCAGTTTGAGCACAATGCCGAATGGAGAGCTGAATCTAGACCAGCTGGATTTGATTGACATGCCTGACCTTGAGAATATGTGCAATGACATATCCAATGAGATTAGATCAACAAATATACCAGAGTGTAACACCAGTGGAGCAAACCTTACAAACTGTACACAACAGAATCTTCAGAATCAAAGTGCTGAAGGCGATGGGCGAGGCCAGAGCACCGTTCAGGCTGATGCGTTCTCCTTCTGTGAAGAGCAGGCTAAGAACTCAGGAACACAGAACGTATCCCGAAGAAGTTCAAGCCCACACTTGCCCGGAAACTGTCATAGTTGTAACTGCCATGTGTCAAGGtcatgtcaaggtcaaggtctcagTGACTGTCAAGGTCAGATAAAGGCAGAAGTGGGAGGGGCTCACACAACCAAGTCTCCAATCACCATAGCAACCATCACTGACTACTCACCAGAGTGGTCATACACTGAG GGCCAAACCAAGCTGCTAGTGACAGGTCCATGGCATGCCAACACTGGGAGGTATTCTGTGCTCATGGACGGGAAAGTTCTGGCCACAACACTCGTGCAACCTGGGGTGCTGCGGTGTTTTGTACCAG GTCACAGGAAGGGTCCAGTTAGTCTAGAGGTGTCATGTGACGGGTCGGTTATCTCTAACAACGCAACTTTTCAGTACCACGAGAAACCAAGACAAAACCAGTCTACATCGACACACCAGGGAGACTGGTTCTCTGTTGAAG ATCCCAAGCTCCAAGAGCAGCTAGTTTACAAGCTTGAGAAGATTGAAGTGTCACTAAGCAAGGTCCCGGACTTCCCAAGCATACAACAG TCACTGTCGAATGCCAAATGTCAGTATGAGGCAGACACGGCAATGTGTCGGCATATTGAGTCACTCTCGACACGTCTGTGGACCAACAACGACCTTGCCAGAGAATCTAGCAGCTTCATGGGACTTAGTCTTTTACACATAGTGGCAGCTCTTGGCTTCCATAGATGCATCAAAACACTTATAAGCTGGAG GAATGAGAACTCTAGCTGGATTCTTGAGTATGAAGCTGATGCCAACAGCCTAGATCTGAATTCCTGTACTCCACTG ATGTGGGCCAGTGCCAGAGGGCACACAGAGGCAGCTATTTCTCTTTTCACTTGGAACAAAGGCCCACTACTCTCATCCAACAAGGAGGGTAATCTCCCTTTGATGGTTGCTAGGCAACATGGCCACCACAGCCTTGCCGACCAATTAGAGCAGCTCTACATGTCATGTGACAAACCACATGATCTGACATCATCCTCATCAATGTCACATGACATACATTCTGGCTCCTTGCCAACATGTTTGTACAGTATGCCATCAAATAGTTTTGACAATTCtcatttttcaactgaaatgtGTTCAGCTACACCGTCTGTCTCAACTGTAAGCTCAACACCAAATATGAACTATTTTTCTACTGAATTACCTAATTCCACATCCACCCAAGTATCCAAAGACATATCTCCATCACCGAACGACCCTTCATTAACCAATCAGACTACGGACAGCGTTAGTGTATTAAATGAATTGCATATCAGTATACCTCACGAAGACCAAGATCTAAGTaatgtatgtaaattaaatttacatggAAAACGAGAACATTCAAGCATTCAGAAAACCGACCAAGATTTGAAGAATAAATCCCCATACACATCGACCTGCAAATGCTCAAATTCAGCCTCATCTATAAAAACACGAGCAGAAAAACGTCATCATCTCCAGAAAAGGTTTTCCGTGGATGTAATTTCCAATCAGACCCTCGAGCCAGTACATTTCTCCCCGTCGACTGCGTTCCAGCGACCGGTACGCGAGGCAAATTCGGAACCACATCTGGCAGGAAACATGGAGCATATGCTGTGTAGGACCAACCCGATGTTGTCGGCAGGGAGGGAGATCG GATCACCAGAGATGCTTGTCCAACTTGAGCATTGTGAGCGCCATGGTCACCACTGTAATGGCCAGTCAGATCCAAGCTCTCAGATCACCATGGATACTGACAACCAATCAGAAGGCAGCAACAATTCAGACATCGATGTAGAAAGGGTTTCCTCAGATGATGAAGATATCAGAAAGAGAATACTTGCACAAG GTGAAGACAACCCCCAGCCCCAGATGGTCCACCTGGCCAAACAGATCATAGCTGCAATGCCGGAGAGGATCAAGTCTTCACCTAGCCGCGGGGACGATATTCAG GTTGAAGAATTCCAGAGAGAGAGAAGTAGTTCCTACAGTTCTGTTCACTCCTCCTCACCTCTTGCACCATCATCGTATGGAGAAGCCCTCTCGTCGTACGGGGAAGACTCTGGAATATCCACACCCATGCACGACAGTCTTGCATTCGATGAGTACAG GTACGCGGATGTGTACAGTGACCTTGGGACCCCAGCCTCCTCCCTGAGCCCGGACTCCACGTGTCTTCACAGCCCCTACAGCCCCTATAGCTTTCTCCTCGACTCTCCGCCCCCTACCGCTGCAGAGTTTGTGGAGTACTTCAACGCCCCTGCCACTTTCATGGAGAAAGACTTTAGTCAGCTCACACTTTCAG ATCGTGAGCAGCGGAAGCTGTACGAGGCAGCTAAGGTGATACAGAGTGCGTACCGCCAATACCGGGACAAACAATGCAAGCAGCAGGCCAAGGAACGGGAGGCAGCTGTCCTCATACAGAGCTACTACAGGAGATACAAACAG TATGCATACTACAAGAAGATGACACAGGCAGCCGTGCTGATTCAGAGCCAATTTCGGAGCTACTATGCCCAGAAGCGCTTCAAGAAGAGCCGTGATGCAGCTGTCGTTATCCAGAACCAGTACCGCAGCTACAAGGAACATGAGAGGCTGAAGAAAGGCGGCAATAAATCTGTCACACAGCGTTTTCG ATCGCACTACCAGAGGAAGCCGAAGGGAGCGAAGGGGTCGCGCGTCGTTCAGATTGTCCCAGATACCGATGG GTCCCAGGGAGATCCAAGCACTCCCACCGAAGATTGCCCCCACGCCTCTGACCCCACCGTCACTCCTGGGGATGAGGAAGAGCAGGCAGGGGAGGCCATCCATGATGAGAGTAGCCAGGGGAAGTAA
- the LOC128246718 gene encoding calmodulin-binding transcription activator 2-like isoform X1, whose protein sequence is MDTPPVTLTPVMTSDPVQQSHEGSPGMTGSLPRQLEGVKAAQVLQQFRHRWNTNEEIASILLAFSQHATWLQRAVFVRPPSGRQLLYNRNHVRYRRDGYCWKKRKDGKTIREDHMKLKVQGLECIYGSYVHSAILPTFHRRCYWLLQNPDIVLVHYLNVPYPSNAKLSIPVLSIAMEKKEWTKEELTQQLRPMFSGSEGENLSALDDSVQTLVQRLMDNQGHFKSDNGGGVPGGLKPPRFTPVPIQPDPHPPREGGYDPVTSTLKSETFPAVIDNKQNTAVNFAQSVILNIGNLPNGQQVMLLTGHAGQTNRSQLSLLSTHSSVGHNVPNINPCLSSQPVVSTVPLTSRLSAGSYSVPMTSGHFQPHGPSGACLERSASLCDPQNSFDGAGMQRSHSEEGHIHLQHGKRHFHQFGRNVGFVQSVANVSPQPTTIQGMTFSNSFNHCQESIVNSQSSNTITMETNSHNLSSEQNADTSLYQSVYSQHSENENSIVNSLLDELNSELMASESNSTNECKKNSFGHLGDSFESLQASLSTMPNGELNLDQLDLIDMPDLENMCNDISNEIRSTNIPECNTSGANLTNCTQQNLQNQSAEGDGRGQSTVQADAFSFCEEQAKNSGTQNVSRRSSSPHLPGNCHSCNCHVSRSCQGQGLSDCQGQIKAEVGGAHTTKSPITIATITDYSPEWSYTEGQTKLLVTGPWHANTGRYSVLMDGKVLATTLVQPGVLRCFVPGHRKGPVSLEVSCDGSVISNNATFQYHEKPRQNQSTSTHQGDWFSVEDPKLQEQLVYKLEKIEVSLSKVPDFPSIQQSLSNAKCQYEADTAMCRHIESLSTRLWTNNDLARESSSFMGLSLLHIVAALGFHRCIKTLISWRNENSSWILEYEADANSLDLNSCTPLMWASARGHTEAAISLFTWNKGPLLSSNKEGNLPLMVARQHGHHSLADQLEQLYMSCDKPHDLTSSSSMSHDIHSGSLPTCLYSMPSNSFDNSHFSTEMCSATPSVSTVSSTPNMNYFSTELPNSTSTQVSKDISPSPNDPSLTNQTTDSVSVLNELHISIPHEDQDLSNVCKLNLHGKREHSSIQKTDQDLKNKSPYTSTCKCSNSASSIKTRAEKRHHLQKRFSVDVISNQTLEPVHFSPSTAFQRPVREANSEPHLAGNMEHMLCRTNPMLSAGREIGSPEMLVQLEHCERHGHHCNGQSDPSSQITMDTDNQSEGSNNSDIDVERVSSDDEDIRKRILAQGEDNPQPQMVHLAKQIIAAMPERIKSSPSRGDDIQVEEFQRERSSSYSSVHSSSPLAPSSYGEALSSYGEDSGISTPMHDSLAFDEYRYADVYSDLGTPASSLSPDSTCLHSPYSPYSFLLDSPPPTAAEFVEYFNAPATFMEKDFSQLTLSDREQRKLYEAAKVIQSAYRQYRDKQCKQQAKEREAAVLIQSYYRRYKQYAYYKKMTQAAVLIQSQFRSYYAQKRFKKSRDAAVVIQNQYRSYKEHERLKKGGNKSVTQRFRSHYQRKPKGAKGSRVVQIVPDTDGKHCKTNCRSQGDPSTPTEDCPHASDPTVTPGDEEEQAGEAIHDESSQGK, encoded by the exons GAGATAGCAAGCATTCTACTGGCTTTCTCTCAACACGCCACATGGCTGCAGCGTGCAGTATTTGTACGTCCACCCAGCGGTCGCCAGCTGCTGTACAACCGGAACCACGTGCGGTATCGGCGGGATGGCTACTGCTGGAAGAAGAGGAAGGATGGGAAAACCATCCGGGAAGACCATATGAAGCTCAAAGTCCAAGGGCTGGAG TGCATCTATGGTTCGTACGTACACTCTGCAATCCTGCCCACCTTCCATCGACGATGTTACTGGCTCCTACAG AACCCAGATATTGTGTTGGTGCACTACCTGAATGTCCCGTATCCTAGCAACGCCAAGCTGAGCATCCCTGTTCTCTCTATTGCCATGGAGAAGAAAGAATGGACCAAAGAGGAGCTCACCCAGCAGCTCAGACCCATGT TTTCTGGTTCAGAAGGGGAAAACCTCAGTGCT CTGGATGACTCTGTACAGACCTTGGTACAACGTCTGATGGACAATCAGGGTCACTTCAAGTCAGACAACGGGGGAGGGGTGCCAGGAGGCCTGAAGCCCCCCAGATTTACCCCTGTCCCCATCCAGCCTGACCCCCACCCACCTAGGGAGGGGGGATACGACCCTGTGACCTCCACACTAAAGTCTGAAACATTTCCTGCTGTAATAGACAACAAACAGAACACCGCTGTAAATTTTGCTCAAAGTGTCATTTTGAACATTGGTAATCTGCCTAATGGTCAACAAGTTATGTTATTGACAGGACACGCCGGTCAGACCAACCGTTCCCAGTTATCGCTCCTTTCGACCCATTCCAGTGTTGGGCACAATGTCCCGAACATTAACCCATGCCTATCTTCGCAACCTGTAGTTTCTACCGTACCATTAACTAGTAGATTAAGTGCAGGTAGCTACTCCGTGCCCATGACCAGCGGCCATTTCCAACCCCACGGACCTAGCGGTGCATGTCTGGAACGCTCTGCTTCTCTCTGCGATCCCCAGAACTCGTTTGATGGCGCTGGCATGCAGCGATCTCACAGTGAAGAGGGACACATTCATTTACAGCATGGAAAACGCCACTTCCATCAGTTTGGTAGAAATGTAGGTTTTGTACAAAGTGTTGCTAACGTTAGTCCTCAACCAACAACTATACAGGGTATGACATTTTCGAACAGTTTTAATCATTGTCAGGAATCCATCGTTAATAGTCAGTCATCGAATACAATTACCATGGAAACTAATAGTCATAACTTGTCCAGTGAACAAAATGCTGACACAAGTCTATATCAGTCTGTGTATTCCCAGCATTCTGAAAATGAGAATTCCATAGTTAACTCATTGCTTGATGAACTGAACTCCGAGTTGATGGCTTCTGAAAGTAACTCCACTAATGAATGTAAGAAGAACTCGTTTGGACATCTTGGAGACAGTTTTGAGAGTTTACAAGCCAGTTTGAGCACAATGCCGAATGGAGAGCTGAATCTAGACCAGCTGGATTTGATTGACATGCCTGACCTTGAGAATATGTGCAATGACATATCCAATGAGATTAGATCAACAAATATACCAGAGTGTAACACCAGTGGAGCAAACCTTACAAACTGTACACAACAGAATCTTCAGAATCAAAGTGCTGAAGGCGATGGGCGAGGCCAGAGCACCGTTCAGGCTGATGCGTTCTCCTTCTGTGAAGAGCAGGCTAAGAACTCAGGAACACAGAACGTATCCCGAAGAAGTTCAAGCCCACACTTGCCCGGAAACTGTCATAGTTGTAACTGCCATGTGTCAAGGtcatgtcaaggtcaaggtctcagTGACTGTCAAGGTCAGATAAAGGCAGAAGTGGGAGGGGCTCACACAACCAAGTCTCCAATCACCATAGCAACCATCACTGACTACTCACCAGAGTGGTCATACACTGAG GGCCAAACCAAGCTGCTAGTGACAGGTCCATGGCATGCCAACACTGGGAGGTATTCTGTGCTCATGGACGGGAAAGTTCTGGCCACAACACTCGTGCAACCTGGGGTGCTGCGGTGTTTTGTACCAG GTCACAGGAAGGGTCCAGTTAGTCTAGAGGTGTCATGTGACGGGTCGGTTATCTCTAACAACGCAACTTTTCAGTACCACGAGAAACCAAGACAAAACCAGTCTACATCGACACACCAGGGAGACTGGTTCTCTGTTGAAG ATCCCAAGCTCCAAGAGCAGCTAGTTTACAAGCTTGAGAAGATTGAAGTGTCACTAAGCAAGGTCCCGGACTTCCCAAGCATACAACAG TCACTGTCGAATGCCAAATGTCAGTATGAGGCAGACACGGCAATGTGTCGGCATATTGAGTCACTCTCGACACGTCTGTGGACCAACAACGACCTTGCCAGAGAATCTAGCAGCTTCATGGGACTTAGTCTTTTACACATAGTGGCAGCTCTTGGCTTCCATAGATGCATCAAAACACTTATAAGCTGGAG GAATGAGAACTCTAGCTGGATTCTTGAGTATGAAGCTGATGCCAACAGCCTAGATCTGAATTCCTGTACTCCACTG ATGTGGGCCAGTGCCAGAGGGCACACAGAGGCAGCTATTTCTCTTTTCACTTGGAACAAAGGCCCACTACTCTCATCCAACAAGGAGGGTAATCTCCCTTTGATGGTTGCTAGGCAACATGGCCACCACAGCCTTGCCGACCAATTAGAGCAGCTCTACATGTCATGTGACAAACCACATGATCTGACATCATCCTCATCAATGTCACATGACATACATTCTGGCTCCTTGCCAACATGTTTGTACAGTATGCCATCAAATAGTTTTGACAATTCtcatttttcaactgaaatgtGTTCAGCTACACCGTCTGTCTCAACTGTAAGCTCAACACCAAATATGAACTATTTTTCTACTGAATTACCTAATTCCACATCCACCCAAGTATCCAAAGACATATCTCCATCACCGAACGACCCTTCATTAACCAATCAGACTACGGACAGCGTTAGTGTATTAAATGAATTGCATATCAGTATACCTCACGAAGACCAAGATCTAAGTaatgtatgtaaattaaatttacatggAAAACGAGAACATTCAAGCATTCAGAAAACCGACCAAGATTTGAAGAATAAATCCCCATACACATCGACCTGCAAATGCTCAAATTCAGCCTCATCTATAAAAACACGAGCAGAAAAACGTCATCATCTCCAGAAAAGGTTTTCCGTGGATGTAATTTCCAATCAGACCCTCGAGCCAGTACATTTCTCCCCGTCGACTGCGTTCCAGCGACCGGTACGCGAGGCAAATTCGGAACCACATCTGGCAGGAAACATGGAGCATATGCTGTGTAGGACCAACCCGATGTTGTCGGCAGGGAGGGAGATCG GATCACCAGAGATGCTTGTCCAACTTGAGCATTGTGAGCGCCATGGTCACCACTGTAATGGCCAGTCAGATCCAAGCTCTCAGATCACCATGGATACTGACAACCAATCAGAAGGCAGCAACAATTCAGACATCGATGTAGAAAGGGTTTCCTCAGATGATGAAGATATCAGAAAGAGAATACTTGCACAAG GTGAAGACAACCCCCAGCCCCAGATGGTCCACCTGGCCAAACAGATCATAGCTGCAATGCCGGAGAGGATCAAGTCTTCACCTAGCCGCGGGGACGATATTCAG GTTGAAGAATTCCAGAGAGAGAGAAGTAGTTCCTACAGTTCTGTTCACTCCTCCTCACCTCTTGCACCATCATCGTATGGAGAAGCCCTCTCGTCGTACGGGGAAGACTCTGGAATATCCACACCCATGCACGACAGTCTTGCATTCGATGAGTACAG GTACGCGGATGTGTACAGTGACCTTGGGACCCCAGCCTCCTCCCTGAGCCCGGACTCCACGTGTCTTCACAGCCCCTACAGCCCCTATAGCTTTCTCCTCGACTCTCCGCCCCCTACCGCTGCAGAGTTTGTGGAGTACTTCAACGCCCCTGCCACTTTCATGGAGAAAGACTTTAGTCAGCTCACACTTTCAG ATCGTGAGCAGCGGAAGCTGTACGAGGCAGCTAAGGTGATACAGAGTGCGTACCGCCAATACCGGGACAAACAATGCAAGCAGCAGGCCAAGGAACGGGAGGCAGCTGTCCTCATACAGAGCTACTACAGGAGATACAAACAG TATGCATACTACAAGAAGATGACACAGGCAGCCGTGCTGATTCAGAGCCAATTTCGGAGCTACTATGCCCAGAAGCGCTTCAAGAAGAGCCGTGATGCAGCTGTCGTTATCCAGAACCAGTACCGCAGCTACAAGGAACATGAGAGGCTGAAGAAAGGCGGCAATAAATCTGTCACACAGCGTTTTCG ATCGCACTACCAGAGGAAGCCGAAGGGAGCGAAGGGGTCGCGCGTCGTTCAGATTGTCCCAGATACCGATGG CAAACACTGCAAAACCAACTGCAG GTCCCAGGGAGATCCAAGCACTCCCACCGAAGATTGCCCCCACGCCTCTGACCCCACCGTCACTCCTGGGGATGAGGAAGAGCAGGCAGGGGAGGCCATCCATGATGAGAGTAGCCAGGGGAAGTAA